The Coffea arabica cultivar ET-39 chromosome 9c, Coffea Arabica ET-39 HiFi, whole genome shotgun sequence nucleotide sequence TGGAGAGCACCTTCTCGAGCTCGGTGCTGGCTTCATAGGCTGTCGAGTGGGAGTAGTCCAGTACTCGTGGTGGCGGCGGCGGTGATGGTGTTTGTTGGTTGGATTGTAAGAGTGGTTGATgcaattcttcttcttcttgataGTTATCCATGCTAAGCTCTCTGTGAATCTTTCTCAGCTAAGCCTTTAGTTTTAGCAAAACTGAGTTCTATATAATGAGCTATAAACGTGAATTGAAAGGTCTAGGAAGGGAGAAATCGGGCCCTTCAAATTCAAACTGGTACAAATTTGGTGTAAAAGAAGTCATAATTGAGTTGATGTAAAACTCATGGTTACACCAAAAATATATAGTTTATACCGAAATTGCCCTAGTTTTAATTCTCTCGTGTAAATCAATCGAATTTGGTGTAAACTGGTATAATTTGGTGCAAACATACGTTATAATAAATTGGTGTAAAACTCACGGTTACACCAAAATATACTAGTTTATACTGAAATTATGCTAGTTTACATAATTGAAGGGAACTACAATTGGAGAGGCCCCAAATCCCtaaaaatggtataaattgacCTGATCAATATATTTGACTGCTACGTCTAAGAGCATTTACAATGGTTTACACTTTTTAGGATGTGATTCACGTGCCACGTCAGCATttcactttcttcttttttattataCTTCCACTCACAATGGATTACACTCCACAAGGTGTAATAGCATGAGTCTACAATTaaatcaaacatttattttaataatacataactcatatcccataaacaaataaagtattttttaaaaataattttgttatttttaaaaaataaattattaactttcattaaaatttttaccttttcaattttttattttctaaaaaataatattattaatttctAAGTTTGaacaatatatctttttctatctctcaaaaataatatattgttattttttgaaaaataattatgcaaTTATTAAACAAATATGTGATACCTCAAATGCGAAGATATGATACGTCCAGAAAATGggtaatttggaaaattttggtggttttgattttgtgaggaggatgaattttctatatttggagcatttaacatatttgtaaaactactaaaattctcatccataatcacaaaatattgaaattttaaaaaattgtgcAAGCAGATTGAGGAAAATGGtgaaagagtaaaagaaataatAGAGTAGAATAGcaggatatgaaaaaaaaaaaaaaaaaagtctgttGCGTGTTTATGTAGAGAATTAAAACATAaccattggaaaaaaaaatgaatgttgCTAACTTTAACTTGCTGGTATAAATTTTGTCCAttgtagtttcaaaaaattagtctgTTACAACTTCAAAAAAATTGGTCTGCTGACACTAGCCCACCTGTTACACACATCATCAGAATGATGCATGTAATGGACTCGTATCATGGCAGGCATTACACGTATCATCACACTCCGTTGCAGATGTCCTAACTCGGACATGGGGCTCGTACGATTATTAAAAAAACTGTTCAGGTTGGTTTTGTGCAAAATGCATAAGATGtaattttatatacatatgGTATAATTCACTTTCAACAACGTACAACtatagaacaaaattttgtgaaCCCACATATAATGTGAAAAATGATATATGAGATGCAGtctagatctttttttttttttttttttttaccaaatctTAATTATGAACCTTCAAGAACGGTTGCTGATCCTGCTGCTCCTCTGCCTAACTCGAATTTGAGGCCTCTTCAATTAGGATCCGTCCAGTTTTGTCCAATTGTGCAAACTAGTATAATTTTGATGCTTTGATAGGTAATATTTGTATAAAAATTATCTgtttgcatcataaatatattctcaatacacttttttttttattttttaacgactttttgttttatatacatcattaattatttcaaataaactcctatccaaacacacatgCATACTAGTTCACActgaaaattatttcaaatatttttcaCATAATTGTGAGTTTGTACTAACTGGttatcattttcatttacatcaaaattcTACAATCAGTTTACACAATCGAAGAGAACTGTTGAAACTGAAGAGTCCTTATTTCCGTCTAACTCTTCGTTATCTAGAACTATGATGCGATATATCAAGTTTGAAAAGGTCGTCATGtacctttggaaaaaaaaaattaaaaaatcaagCTTGCAGTCTGATCATTTGGGGCATTGATCATCACACTTGAGAAGAaccacagaaaaaaaaaaaaaaaaaagtagcaagTAACAAGATGCTTCACGATGTGAAGTAGATAATTCAGATTTCAGCGCTCTAGGCACGCTTCGCGAGAAAAAAACAAATGTTCCTGCACATAATTCCTGCTTCCAGAGAAACGAACAAATTAGCGGGATGGGGGTGCAAAACAATGATGATGCTTTTCtatttgccatttttttttttttttttttttgcaggggTTTCAAGTCTTCCATCATGGCAGCAGTCACGGAGCTCTCTCGATATTTTAAATTTGCATTTACGTCCTATGATTTGATACTTTCAGTAATTAAACCTTAAAATATGgtcaaaaatttattaaaaaccTTAAAATGCCCTCATCTAACAAAGTttaatttattcttttaaataatTGTGAAGTAATTTAGCACAATTACAAAGAAATAAGTGACAAGTTTTTTATATTCATATTTGTTGTTCAATACTAATCAACCATCATAAAgaagtaagtgtaatttttgaaacgttAAAGATGCTCAGTGAAATTGAaggaaatctcaagggaggtttcggAAATTATGCCTTGTGCAGAACATGAAGCAATTGAAGAGAATTAATTCAATGTTCAAGTCCATTCATACTCATCAAATGCAACTTTCAAGTATTCTTTGTGCTTTTCATATGTTTTTCAATGTTTTCGAACTTCGTGAGGTGTCAAAGACCGTCCTTCTCAAGGAATTGTCGCTACATTCTCTCTAGGGTGTTTCGCGAATCGAGCCGATCGCGAGCGGGTCGAatacgagctcgactcgagctcgtcaatatcgagttcgagtcgaggTCGAGCCAATTAAGTCGatctcgaactcgagctcgagttcaaaaatattaagctcgttggctcgcgagctcaattatatatttattttttatttaatagtaaaattacatatatatccctaatattttattatttattaaaaaaatattattttattcatttttaaaaataaatatttattttttatttttttaaaaataaaataataataattttttttattttttaagatcgagctcgactcgaatttgactcgagctcgagctcgagcttgatattttgagctcgtcgagctcgagctcgagctcgagcttcacaaaattaactcgagctcggctcgtttagCCAAAGttcggctcgagctcgactcgtttgcacccctaattCTCTCCACCAATATTTCTGATGGTTGACATGTCACATGCAGAAGTACAtgacaaaattaaaaaagtaaTACTGATAACAATAAATCTGCATCAAGAAATAAATGagtctaatttttttaaaaaataaattaaatgagtCTAATTTGTGTTATTGGGTATATGTAACAACACATTAGACCCATCCCTAACCGGGGCACTCATGTAGGCCCAACTTCAAAATATCAATCATTATCGCGCAATACTAGATCTCTGCCCGAAACCACAACCTGTGAGGTGGCATTCCGCTTGTACGCGGGCTTTTGTTCGGCCACGCACTTTCGATTGTACGAGACCCTAGTGATCTTTCAGACCCAAAAAAGGTCGATGGCAGCCGTTTCCCCTGCGATCTGCTCTTGCTTTCaggcaatgttttaaaaatcggaccgttaattgaaccggtgaagtgaaagagTCGAGATTCAACCGGTCagaccggttcaacctcggttcaatgaattttttaaaaaataatttatataaatatatatatgtacaaaataagacatgtaatggactaatttaatatattatatgatgaaaagtttactattttttaataacttggatttttaaaaataaattttttaaattctaagttaaaacaaataaatttcatctcaatttcaattatatctaaatccaaccccaaaatatcacaatattttgaaattatacaaaattcatgtatctgagaatttagatattatgaatttaaattttaatttacgttttgagATTTAgatattgcaatttaaaaaagaaaatttggagttcaaaggaaatcaagaaaatcgaaaatagaaatgtaaacttgataagaaacaaaaaaataagataaaagtgagtggttgtggcattaaataatttgggttaaaaaaaattcttttttaacttttttcaatttaatggacaaaaacaaaattaaaagatggaagaaaacattaataaattaaaaataaagaggtttgattaaaaagggagtgacaaaagaaaaaatgatagagagagagagagagagagagagagagagagagagttgaaaattaaaaagaaagagccatgaggggatgagattttgtaagaaaaatggaaaaaagaaatatgagtatttgctttatataaataagttatcaaaaaaaactaataagatgtgatggtgtaacggttaatacattggtcttttattacaaaggtcttgggTTCGAATCTTGATTGTTGCATTttgcaaaactaaaaaaaaaaaaaaaaaaaagaggaaagctGAAAATCGGAAAATCGCCGGTTCAATCCGGTTTGACGGTTTTCACGGTTCAACCGGTCTTTGACCGGATTTCTAGCAAAGTCAACAATGTCATTGAATCGGCCggtgccatggccggttcgcggttcaaccggtcgaaccggccggtccgatccgattttcaaaacattgcttTCAGGTGACATGAGAATGCCAGTAAGAAGGGTGATAACAACTTGTGGTTCTATCTCAAAACCAGTTGACAATGAATCAATCGTGTGGCCTAAGATCTTATTAACATGTGGTTAGAAATCCTTAGATTATCAACGTGAGTCTCTTAATCACAAGAGAAAACTATAAATAGGATATAAATAAATCCAAGTTCCAACTCTGATACATGATACAGAACTTGAAATTTCATCTCAATACTAATTAGCAATGAGTGGAGTgattaaaaatattattaatgTGGTCGAAAATCCTTAAAGTATCAATATAGGACATTTAGTATCCtatcaaagagaaaaataataCGAAAAAGTTGAGAGGGTTGGGAAAGGGATAATAGGATGGTATCAAGGAAAAGGATGGAAAGGGCGAACGGCGGGCTAACGGGGAAGAGGGGGTTGTTGAGGGAAAGCGGTGGCGGTGATTTTGAGAGTGGAGGTAAAGGGTGGTTAGGAGGGTTGAGATAGGGGAAGGGTTAAACTACAAAATTTTCAGAGCATCTCAAAAAAGTTTTAAAGCGTTAAAAACTCCCTGAaaatatcaaataaaaaaaattctctaTAACTGTATCCAAAgtaaagtgtttgaaaaaacACTAGTAAACTCACTCAATCTATGCTGAACTATATTTAACATTTATAATTGCATATAACTATAATTGCATTTACTCGAATTTCATATGATCTTTTTTCAAGAACAATTATTGCATTCATAACAAATTGTGATCTTACATTTTTGTGTGTACCTTTCTATTAGAGAAAAGTAATTATATGTAcctattttcttaatttctaccTAACATTTGTGAGCTTAAAAGCCTATAATTCAATCTCTATAGTTATGCATCTTCTGTGCAATTTTCCCCCCAAATAATCGAACTCATCTATCCTTTGTCAAACTCCCTTTTGCTTTATCTTGTCTTTTAGACTcagtcaaaaaacaaaaaacaaaacaaaaaaaagccTATTGCTTAGACCAATCATAGTGATCCAACTTTATAGTCGATGATCCATTTTATGTTCCTTTTCCAAAAGCATGTGAACAGCAACATATTACTTTCTTGGTCTGCATCACTCAAAAAGACTTGACAAGAATTCAGGTTATTGCTTCCAATCATCCACCATGGTCCACACACAGTCCAGGCATGAAGATTGTAAAAATATATCGCAATATCGTCTTATAATAGTAGCATTTTACTTCCTAAACCACATCGTTCACCGGATGGTGGTGGTTAAAATCTATTTATAATTCCCACTATATATCAGCCAGCCACTTACTTTTTGTAACCTTTCGCTCACAAGCTACTTAATTTTGTAAGTATTTTGACTAGGCCAAACTTTTATTTTACCACCCAATCCAAACCTTCCAGGCCAAACTTCTACTTAACATATGAGTACTCTGTATTACTTGTAAGGGtgatgattttgaataattttttgaaaaaaaaaataccataacacttttttatgatttgatgtatgtgagatgaaAATGTACGATGCAATCAGATGATTGTTTGCAGGAAAAAGCTATTCAAACACAAGATTTTCTTCGCGATATACATATGTCTGCGCTCCATCAACAAAAGTTAATGAGTTCCTCAATTCACAATAGAAGGGTTTTAGTTTTCCATCTGTTATGGCTTTGTAACTCCATGCACGCGCCACAGATTCAGCACCAATTTTCCGGACATGTTGTCAGGTTAACCTGAAGGGCAAGCAACAAAATGGCTATAACTAAAGAGGCAGTCGAAAAATATCAATATCCAAATTAATACTACCATAAATTGCAATATGATACTTCTGTTTTATGACGAGACATTTCCCCCTGAACTCGAGCTCCCCTCTGTTTGGTCATTCCACTTTTCCAGGCGTTTCCTGGCTTTCTCCACCTGGCAATGGAAAAGGTCATTTTCCAATTACAGCTTCTCTACTTGAATTCCAAGTATCAATTTaccattttccctctttcttaaGCACAGCCAGACATCCCTTTGTCCTTAATATGTAACAACTAAGAACTACTGTTGTTTGTTGTGGACCAACAGACAGGAGAAGACTTTGATTACTTAATTTTGTCTATATCATTTTGACAAAGTGAATAAAGAatatgtccaaaaaaaaaaaaatttcagtgtTTATGCTGCATAAATTTCAAGGGATAATTTccgaaacctcccctgagattacTGACATTTTCACATAGCTCCCTTCAGGTTTAGAAAATTACACCAATCTCCCTTGATGCAGTGAAATGACAAGAATGTCCTTCATTAAATAGATAATCTATACCATGTGATTAAACAAAAtggtgaaaggaaaaaaaaattgtcactACTACCCATCTTGCCACAAATTCATCAACTACTTATAGTTATTTGTTTCTCCCATCCCCCTTGAGTCCTatcttttttctccttcttcccATAACCTGTTCCCACCAACCATAATGACAGCAAAGCAATGTCCGCCTCTCTCAGTCTTAGTAATTAGAACCTTTCGATTTTTCAACTTTTCTTATGCTTTGCTGATGCTAATGACTTGAAATTGCCAAATAATAAATTGAGGTAAGTAGATTTTACTATCAAAATAGATAGAGACGAAGAGGATACTAGCGatagattttttaaaaaaaaaacatatggtTGGAAGGGGAAGAGGTCTAGATGAGGATGCATGCAATTTTGCCttctataaaaataaattttcttgtaTATTAACAGCTGCATTTGGGTTTCTTTAATTGATTTGCAATAGTTGATAGTAGTTTGCTATGGATATCGAAGTTGGTCTAGATCCCTAGATGTTGATGGAGTATTACTAAATTGTATGCTTTGCTATGTAAAAGCATTGCTCTTTGGTATTGGGGGTTGTAGGCTAGGAAATTGTTTTATGTTTGACAAGATGACAGCCAATGATATCACAGTTTGGAATTTGAGATTGGTTAATTTTGGATAAGGAATGAAATAGATGAATTGTAGAAACATTTGAGTATTTGAGGTGACTGTTGTAATTGATTTGCACTGAAAGCATTTGAGCTGAGGTTAGGAATTTTGTGactgtccaaattttggggACTAAGTTGGAGTGAATCTGGGACTCTGCCATACTGTAGGGATGGATTGAGTTGGGAATGCTTGATTAGTTGCAAAAGTGTATAAGTGGAAAGTGGTGACtaaattatttttcctttttgttttcacaatttaATAGAAGGTTAGTTTAGGATTATTGAAAAAGAATCTAGTAGGTTATTGGGCCTAAATGGTTACCTAAATAGTAAAAGTAAGGGCAGTAAGTATAATTTTGAATACTTGAGGGGAGCTATCCATAATTAACAAAAACTTtgggggaggtttctgaaattatcccaaatttcaATGAATTTGTGTAAATAAAACTTATCATAttgatgggaaaaagaaggtgCTAATTCGActgtaaaggaaagaaaatggtgCAGGAGTTTCCCTTCTCACACATTCTAGACACACAAATGTGAAGCGTAATGATATGTATAGTATGTACCTCTGCATCCCAGTTGGTTCGACAAGTGACCCAAATTAAGATAAGAGTCTGCATGGCCATTCCTCCTGACAGTCCAGACCATATTCCCTACAAGCAAAAGTGGAGAAGACCAGGCATTTGCCCTTTTCCAAGATTTTATTTATGCCCACTAAACTTGTACTATGATAAATTTGAACAGAATCACAAACCTTAGCACCAAGTTTGAATTTGAAAGCAAGCAGTGTACCCAAGGGAACCCCTACACCGTAATAGCATCCAACGTTGACATAAGCTACAAACTTCTGCCATCCGCAACCAACAGCAACCCCTTCACCAAATTcacatggaaaaagaaaaaagaaaaaagaatcatCAGCCACAAGCTAGGACGAAATGACTGATAATTATCATCTATAACAGAACTGAATGTTTGAGACATTAATGATATAGTAGCAGAAGTTTCAACCTCAAGTATCAATAGCATTTGTCTTAATGCATAGAGCACACGTTTTAGAGCATATATGTATCATGAAGTATCTTGTCCTTGACGCTGGAAGAATGCAGGATTCTGAACTTAAAATTAGAGAGAAATTAAACTTTTCTGATTACCGGACAAAATCGGTTGAATGCCATTAAGAGTGATCGAAATTGCCAAGATCGGCATAAGCTCTGAGGTTGCGATGGCAATTTGTTTACCACTAGTGAAGGCATAACTTATGACATGGCGATATGCGAGCACCAAAATGGCAACGGTCAATGCGATTAGGGATGAGCTTGCAGTCACAACCAATACGGAAAATGCAGCAGCTTTGGCATGTCCAGCTCCAAGTTCATTGCTAACCCTCACACTGTAAGAATAAGAGGATGAGTTCTTGATCAGATTCCATACTGTCTAAATCCACTTGCCCTTTTCATAACAAAACAATTGTCTAGAAGAGTAATCCGATCCATCcatattttgtaatttttttccaTATCATTTCAAAATCCTGCCCGAtcgtgagaaaaaaaaaactatctaGAATGCTTTCCGGAGGATTGATTACTGCCTTCAAGCAAGTATTAACATATAGATGACTTAATCATAATTAAGAGTTGCTTTTGCCAACTAATCACACATTGAGTGACGAAAAAGTTTATTTCACCCTCGGGCGAAGAATTTGTGTGGAAACATATCACATTAGAATACTAAAATGTAATGCAAAATAGGAATTAATATGACTAGAAATCATTGTAGCAAATATTATATCtagcaaaattcaaaagtcGGACATAAAGGAGAGGAGAAGAATTCTTGCCTGGCTGCTGCATTGAACCCTGATGAGATCATAAACATACATCCGTTGATTGTCAAACTGCATATGAGGCCATAAATCTCTATTCAATGAGAAGTTTAGAATTTTATTGGAAAACCATATACAGCAAAACACTGGGGGAGACATCTTCAACATCTTCTCTAGTTAGAAGGAACAGGCACTATTCCAACTTTTTTGGATCATAAAAGTTTATTCTAACAGCACTTAAATTTGCATCATTTTCGTAGAAGGAAAATATTTGCAGCATTACTGATGATCGAAATATTATGGTTGAGGTAGCCGTCTCAAAGATCTGAAAGTCACACTTGTCCCTTCTAGAAAACGACACATTCAAATGGACACGTAAAACAATTAGATTACTACTGCATtaagcccaaaaaaaaatctcaaaataaaTTGTAGCCCCTAATTAAAACATACACTTAAGTCTGGGTAATCCGCCAATTATATTTAGAGGTAAAGGGATGAGATACATATGAAATGCAAgcgaaagaaaagaggaaaagtaGTATTCTTTCAGCATACCAAATAGACACTGTCTCCAATGCCACTTCAGGATTTGGTAGTAAACCTGCAATCAAAACCATTATCTGGAAATACCAACACTCTAGGCAGAGCATGACAGCTGATGCAGCTGACAGTTTATAGAAGCTCCATAATCCAGAAAATGCCTGCATGCTAAATCCATTCCAAGTCTTGCGACATCTATCACTCACCAGTATATAGACAAACTGAGGAACCACTATCAGCACCCACGAGAAACTCAACACAAATGCAGCACCCAAAAGTCCCCATCCGAATTTAAACAGTGCGAACCATGTGAGCAACATGTGGACAGCCAGTGCAACTGCTGCTATGACTGCACTGGGGAGGATAATGCTCTGGGCTTGCAAGAACTTTTGTATCGGAAAATTGAAAGCATACAGGAAAATCTGAGGAATCAGGCCGTAGACGAATACAGCAGCTGCAGATGCAACCTCTTTTTTCTGGCCTAGCAAGAGGAAAATAGGCTTGGAGAATATGTAAGCTATCATAAGAGGAATTGCAGTTGCCACAAGTAGGATAGCAGCTCTCTGCAAGTAAATTCCTAACATATCATACTTTTTAGCTCCATATGCTTGCCCACACAGGGTCTCCACAGCACTTCCCATACCAAGCTGCCAAAAATATTTCCATAGTAATTAATTAACACATATTAAATATTTATGTTCATAAGCTTTTGCAAGACTAACGCTTTCTTAAGTCTTAACTAAGACAAATTTTTGTACTTGAATTACGATTTGGATTTCGGTTAGTAATTATCGATTAAAGagtagagagagaaaaaaacaagATTTTGATGTCATGCACTGGCACGTGAATTCTTGCATGGATTATTTATTTATGCCATGCCATTAATTTTGTAAATGGACACGTCAAATCTGCAAGCGTGACACGTATTGAAGGTTCTTGTGGTTGTCAGAAATCGGCAATGCGGTCATGGAGAAAAATTTCCAACTTACCATGAGTCCAAAAGCCAAAACTGAGAGTCCATTGTTACCAAGGGAAGAAGCTGCAAATTCAAGATTGCCCAGATGGCCACAGAAAACCTGTGTTGAAGTTGACATAACGGAGTTGAGAAGGTATACTATGCATGCAGGTGCTGCAATTTGGAAGAGAGTCTTCAACTCGGCGCCGGTGGCCCACCAGAGTCGCCGGAACCTCGGCAAGCTTATGTCCGATAGTATTGCTTCAGTTTTGGAGTCTATTGTTGTTATGTGCTCCGATGCCGGTTGTTCGGATGGTTGCTGCTGCTTAGCATCATGCACCTGATTTTCTTGATTATTGAACTCCataattttttatgtttatgATTTCCTTACTGAAGAATCTGGAGAGCTTTTAGTTTGTCCCTTTTGGGAGTAAAAACATCAGCCTTGTTGGTAATGGCGGACAATGAGGAAGTGAGAACTCGATTCTGAGGAACAAAACACAAAAGTGCGATTGTCCTGTGATAAAGGGGTAAAATTCGGTATATATACTATAATTTAAAGAGATAATGTGATAATAATAATTATGTAGTAAtgttataaaataaaaaggtatttttgttaaatatttATTAACATGCTGAGTTGAATTATCTATGGGTGAAATGATTAAAAGATAATATTATGAAGTAAATTGATAGTAATGAATAAGTTTAAGGGAATAAGTAAGAGCAACTGCAGCGCGGGTGCAATGGAGAGCCATTATTGGAGCCGTGTCATGGAGATTACACGCATGATGCGTGTAATCCATTGAAGATGGGACTCATGATTAAATGTAAAATAATTCTAGTCACCAACGGTTATATCCAATATTTGCTTCAACGGTAAATTTGCAAGCACACAACACATTTTAGCTTTCTAATGGTTATATCCAACGGTTAGATTTTAGCCTTCTATATAAACACACAACactttttttaaaacatatcTCACTATTCTACTCTATTATTTCTTTTACTCTCTCactcatttaattcattttttgtgATTATGGATGAAAATTTTAGTAGTTTTACAAATATGTTAATTGCTCcaaatatagaaaattcatcatcctcacaaaatcaaaaccctcaaaattttccaaattaccCATTTTCTGGTATTCCTACAAATGTACAAAATTATGCATTTCCCCCAAATTTATCCACTtgcaatcatccatcaaattttcaaaatctgccAAATTTTTCATGTCCAATTCCCATGTATCCCCCACCTCCTTATTTTAATCCAAATATGGGAAATCACTACACATCGGGGTATTATAACTTTGGTATGGGTTATGGAGGCTCAAGTGCTCCGTCGGAGATAAGGAAGGATTTTGATTTTGCCGGCCAACAACAAAATACTACATCAACGGAATCAATGCCGGACTCTCAATTTCCACCATATTCAACACAACGTGGGCTAGATAACATTACTCTCACCAATGAGTCAATGGAAGAATCTGATTATAAACGCGTTCCATGGAGTGTGGATGATGACAAGATACTTGCAAGTGCTTGGCTCACAATTTTTAATTGTAGCATTGTGGGTAATTCTCAAAATGAAGAGAGTTTTTGGAAATGAGTCACGGAATACTTCAACGAGAATCGGCAATCTGGGCCGCCAAGAAAATATAAAGCTGT carries:
- the LOC113709143 gene encoding protein DETOXIFICATION 40, with amino-acid sequence MEFNNQENQVHDAKQQQPSEQPASEHITTIDSKTEAILSDISLPRFRRLWWATGAELKTLFQIAAPACIVYLLNSVMSTSTQVFCGHLGNLEFAASSLGNNGLSVLAFGLMLGMGSAVETLCGQAYGAKKYDMLGIYLQRAAILLVATAIPLMIAYIFSKPIFLLLGQKKEVASAAAVFVYGLIPQIFLYAFNFPIQKFLQAQSIILPSAVIAAVALAVHMLLTWFALFKFGWGLLGAAFVLSFSWVLIVVPQFVYILVSDRCRKTWNGFSMQAFSGLWSFYKLSAASAVMLCLECWYFQIMVLIAGLLPNPEVALETVSICLTINGCMFMISSGFNAAASVRVSNELGAGHAKAAAFSVLVVTASSSLIALTVAILVLAYRHVISYAFTSGKQIAIATSELMPILAISITLNGIQPILSGVAVGCGWQKFVAYVNVGCYYGVGVPLGTLLAFKFKLGAKGIWSGLSGGMAMQTLILIWVTCRTNWDAEVEKARKRLEKWNDQTEGSSSSGGNVSS